Proteins encoded by one window of Pseudobdellovibrionaceae bacterium:
- a CDS encoding YdeI/OmpD-associated family protein has translation MTKDKVVGPLHSMPVDLRKAIASVTKAQAAWKEITPLARNEWICWVTSAKKAETRQKRIQRACEDLSKGKRRPCCWPGCFHRRPSAKKWFKTPNE, from the coding sequence ATGACAAAGGACAAGGTGGTGGGACCACTGCACAGTATGCCTGTGGATTTACGAAAAGCGATTGCGTCTGTAACAAAGGCGCAAGCGGCATGGAAAGAGATCACGCCCCTTGCCCGTAATGAATGGATATGTTGGGTGACTTCAGCTAAAAAAGCAGAAACACGTCAGAAACGAATTCAAAGGGCATGTGAAGATCTAAGTAAAGGCAAGCGTCGTCCGTGCTGCTGGCCAGGCTGCTTCCATCGCCGTCCCAGTGCTAAGAAATGGTTTAAAACGCCGAACGAATAG
- the nrdH gene encoding glutaredoxin-like protein NrdH encodes MSVIVYSQPACVQCVATYKALEQKGIKFQIVDLTLDDEAMQRVRNLGYKQVPVVIAGDDHWSGFRPDKIGSL; translated from the coding sequence ATGTCTGTGATCGTTTATAGCCAACCCGCCTGTGTTCAATGCGTTGCTACTTATAAAGCCCTTGAACAAAAAGGCATTAAATTCCAAATTGTAGACCTCACCTTGGATGATGAGGCCATGCAAAGGGTAAGAAACTTGGGCTATAAACAAGTTCCTGTTGTCATTGCTGGCGATGACCATTGGTCAGGATTTAGACCCGACAAAATCGGATCCCTATAA
- the nrdI gene encoding class Ib ribonucleoside-diphosphate reductase assembly flavoprotein NrdI: MTPQPLLVYYSSRSQNTHRFITKLGLPSVRIPEQDANSAQVESALEVSTPYVLIVPTYAGHDGTGAVPKPVIHFLNNPNNRRWIRGVIASGNRNFGQFYAFAGDVIASRCKVPYLYRFELAGTDEDVINVKNGVEKLWKSWTQKQERIAL, encoded by the coding sequence ATGACCCCACAACCTTTACTTGTTTACTATTCCAGCCGTTCGCAGAACACCCATCGGTTTATCACTAAACTGGGACTGCCTTCGGTGCGTATACCTGAACAAGATGCAAACTCCGCACAAGTGGAGTCCGCGCTAGAAGTATCTACACCCTACGTTCTGATTGTTCCGACCTATGCGGGACACGACGGAACAGGGGCCGTTCCTAAACCTGTGATTCACTTTCTGAATAACCCCAACAACAGACGTTGGATCAGAGGAGTCATTGCCTCTGGAAACAGAAACTTTGGACAATTTTATGCCTTCGCAGGTGATGTGATCGCTTCACGCTGCAAGGTTCCTTACCTATATAGATTTGAATTAGCTGGCACTGATGAAGATGTCATAAATGTAAAAAATGGAGTAGAAAAATTATGGAAATCATGGACACAGAAGCAAGAGCGCATAGCCCTGTAG
- a CDS encoding nucleotidyltransferase domain-containing protein, whose product MKFGLKESDLLFLQENLIQPLKGQGFKVYVFGSRATGKNHPFSDIDILLEGNVSSDKDIIIIQIKELFEESNFPYKIDLVKSENLAQSYRPSVMKDRVEV is encoded by the coding sequence ATGAAATTTGGACTTAAAGAATCGGATCTTCTATTTTTACAAGAAAACCTGATCCAACCTTTGAAAGGTCAGGGTTTTAAAGTTTATGTTTTTGGATCTCGTGCTACAGGTAAAAATCATCCGTTTTCTGATATTGATATTTTATTAGAGGGAAATGTGAGCAGCGATAAAGATATTATAATTATTCAAATTAAAGAACTGTTTGAGGAATCTAACTTTCCCTATAAAATTGATTTAGTTAAATCTGAAAATCTAGCCCAAAGCTACCGACCCAGTGTTATGAAAGATAGAGTTGAAGTGTAA
- a CDS encoding IS3 family transposase (programmed frameshift), giving the protein MPRGKRVKAEEIVSKLRQAEVMLAKGTALELVCKQLEISPQSYYRWRKEYGGLEIDQAKKLKDLERENARLKKLVADMALDNAMLKGIAFGKLLSPARRRKAVDRFIEKFKVSERRACRVINQPRSTQRLEFIESNEDQLIRLRVIDLAKKYGRYGYRRVWALLRLEGFNVNHKKVYRIWREEGLKVPVKQPKRARLWLSDGSCIRKRPEYRNHVWSYDFVEDQTNDGRKIRMLTVLDEFTRECLAIRVRRRLNSKDVVMTISKLFIHKGIPEYIRSDNGAEFTSKFVRNWLSIINVETLYIHPGSPWKNGYNESFNGRLRDEFLSRELFYTLKEAQVLIERWRVEYNTVRPHSSLGYKPPAPETFTVKREDLAMQIVS; this is encoded by the exons ATGCCACGAGGAAAAAGGGTTAAGGCAGAAGAAATCGTATCAAAACTTCGTCAAGCAGAAGTGATGTTAGCAAAAGGCACAGCGCTAGAGCTAGTCTGCAAGCAGTTAGAAATATCACCGCAAAGTTACTACAGATGGCGCAAAGAATACGGTGGCCTTGAAATAGATCAAGCCAAGAAGCTAAAAGATCTTGAGCGCGAAAATGCAAGGCTTAAGAAGTTAGTTGCAGATATGGCCCTAGATAATGCGATGTTAAAGGGCATAGCTT TCGGGAAACTTCTAAGCCCTGCAAGGCGGCGTAAGGCAGTAGATCGCTTTATAGAAAAGTTTAAAGTATCAGAGCGAAGAGCTTGCAGGGTAATCAATCAGCCAAGATCTACACAAAGATTAGAGTTTATAGAAAGCAATGAGGATCAGCTTATTAGATTAAGAGTTATTGATCTAGCTAAGAAATATGGAAGGTACGGCTACAGAAGAGTATGGGCATTATTAAGACTTGAAGGGTTTAATGTGAATCATAAAAAAGTTTATAGGATATGGCGAGAAGAAGGTCTTAAGGTTCCTGTTAAACAGCCTAAAAGAGCAAGGCTATGGCTTAGCGATGGATCATGCATAAGAAAAAGACCTGAGTACAGGAACCATGTTTGGAGCTATGATTTTGTTGAAGATCAAACTAATGATGGCAGAAAAATCAGGATGCTGACTGTGCTTGATGAATTTACAAGGGAGTGCTTAGCAATAAGGGTTAGAAGGCGGCTTAACTCCAAGGATGTTGTGATGACAATATCAAAGTTGTTTATCCACAAAGGAATACCTGAATATATAAGGTCTGATAACGGAGCTGAATTTACATCAAAGTTTGTAAGAAATTGGTTAAGTATAATCAATGTGGAAACACTTTATATCCATCCAGGAAGTCCGTGGAAAAATGGTTATAATGAATCATTTAATGGAAGATTAAGGGATGAGTTTTTAAGTAGAGAATTATTTTACACGTTAAAAGAAGCTCAAGTGTTAATTGAAAGATGGCGAGTAGAATATAACACCGTAAGGCCACACAGTAGTCTTGGATATAAGCCCCCAGCTCCTGAAACTTTTACGGTAAAAAGAGAAGATCTTGCTATGCAGATAGTCTCTTAG
- a CDS encoding LysR family transcriptional regulator — protein sequence MKYRMKDLENFAATASCSTMGEASRKLGISQPALSESIQRLESDLGSAVFYRSRSGIQLTPRGRLFFSKVNDLLYTVKDLEAEEGSQTVFGQQSMSLGCHITVASYTLPLALSKLKTTAPDFKVELKHDLSRNIQTEVQRGRIDLGVVINPVQVPDLVISKLSIDTVAVWCSENRKSDEDTLIYNPHLFQSQAIIKKWKGRPQKTIETDGLELICRLTAQGLGQGIIPARAVKLSKERLKPLTSLPTYKDEIALIHRPEFGKAKAERLLLEAIRSAF from the coding sequence ATGAAATATAGAATGAAAGACTTAGAAAATTTTGCCGCCACAGCCAGTTGTTCGACAATGGGCGAAGCCTCACGAAAATTAGGCATCAGCCAACCCGCACTTTCTGAGTCCATCCAGCGTCTAGAAAGCGATTTAGGTTCAGCCGTATTCTATCGTTCACGCTCAGGCATTCAGCTCACACCTCGAGGACGGCTTTTCTTTTCGAAAGTGAATGACCTGCTTTACACCGTCAAAGACCTAGAAGCCGAAGAGGGTTCACAGACCGTCTTTGGTCAACAGTCTATGTCCTTAGGTTGTCACATTACGGTGGCCTCTTATACGCTTCCACTGGCTTTATCAAAGCTAAAGACCACAGCTCCCGATTTTAAGGTCGAACTTAAACACGATTTGTCTCGTAATATTCAAACCGAGGTCCAACGTGGTCGCATTGATTTAGGAGTGGTGATCAATCCTGTACAGGTTCCAGACCTTGTGATTTCTAAACTAAGCATAGACACCGTTGCTGTGTGGTGCAGTGAAAATCGCAAATCTGATGAAGACACTTTGATTTACAATCCGCACTTGTTTCAATCCCAAGCCATTATCAAGAAATGGAAAGGTCGACCTCAGAAAACAATAGAAACAGATGGGCTGGAACTGATCTGTCGTCTGACAGCTCAAGGACTGGGACAAGGAATTATTCCTGCACGTGCGGTTAAACTTTCAAAAGAAAGATTAAAACCACTGACTTCTCTTCCTACTTATAAAGATGAGATTGCACTCATTCATCGTCCTGAATTTGGTAAAGCCAAAGCCGAACGGCTGTTGCTTGAGGCTATTCGTTCGGCGTTTTAA
- a CDS encoding nucleotidyltransferase substrate binding protein, which yields MGVSTTELEKAVKSLEEALELHQKAETDIEKKAFRDAVIQRFEFSIELSWKTSMKILGSATAAAKPAIREMARNNLIQDPESWLKFIDARNETSHTYDEDVAQKVYLVVLSFLPFAKELLQKLKQSS from the coding sequence ATGGGTGTTTCAACTACAGAACTCGAGAAAGCGGTTAAGTCTTTAGAAGAAGCTCTTGAGCTTCATCAAAAAGCTGAAACAGACATAGAAAAAAAAGCATTTAGAGATGCTGTGATTCAAAGATTTGAATTTTCTATTGAATTGAGCTGGAAAACCTCGATGAAAATTTTAGGCTCAGCCACTGCGGCAGCCAAACCTGCTATTCGTGAGATGGCTCGTAATAATTTGATTCAAGATCCTGAGTCTTGGCTAAAATTCATAGATGCAAGAAATGAAACCTCTCACACTTATGACGAAGATGTGGCCCAAAAAGTTTATTTGGTAGTTTTAAGCTTTCTGCCTTTTGCCAAAGAGCTTTTACAAAAATTAAAGCAGTCATCATGA
- a CDS encoding PepSY domain-containing protein yields the protein MGIGVVRSSLLISLHEGTFWFGNWGRYIIALPMALSLLFLSISGIVLYFQPALFKRSLQNKKRVNL from the coding sequence GTGGGTATTGGTGTTGTTAGATCATCTCTTTTAATATCTCTTCACGAAGGAACATTTTGGTTTGGAAATTGGGGAAGATATATTATTGCTTTGCCAATGGCCCTGTCGCTTTTATTTTTAAGCATTTCTGGAATCGTCTTGTATTTTCAGCCTGCACTTTTTAAAAGATCACTTCAAAATAAAAAAAGAGTTAACCTTTAG
- a CDS encoding DMT family protein, which translates to MYKPILLLLISNIFMTIAWYGHLKNFNHKPLWFVIIISWGIAFFEYCFQVPGNRLGFQHFTLPQLKVIQEVLTMAVFAGFCLLYMKVPLTKNFLMASVCLVLAAFFIFRDMPKA; encoded by the coding sequence ATGTATAAGCCGATTTTGCTTCTGTTAATCTCAAATATATTTATGACTATTGCTTGGTATGGTCATCTTAAAAACTTTAACCATAAACCCTTATGGTTTGTGATCATCATTAGTTGGGGAATTGCATTTTTTGAATACTGTTTTCAGGTTCCAGGGAATCGTTTGGGCTTTCAGCATTTCACTTTACCTCAACTTAAAGTGATCCAAGAGGTCTTAACCATGGCGGTCTTTGCGGGGTTTTGTCTTTTGTATATGAAAGTTCCCTTAACTAAAAACTTTTTAATGGCCTCAGTGTGTCTAGTTTTAGCAGCCTTTTTTATCTTTCGAGATATGCCTAAAGCTTAA